In one window of Cytophagaceae bacterium ABcell3 DNA:
- a CDS encoding copper-translocating P-type ATPase, producing the protein MDHRHNKNHHHEHQASEPQKQMEEETMHGHHGEHHTSGHGGHEGHHEHMIEDFKRRFWISLIITIPIIALSEMIQHWFGFEIAFPGDRFVLAALSTFVFFYGGWPFLTGLWDEVKENAIGMMTLIGIAITVAWAYSFAITLGLEGMDFYWEMASLIVIMLFGHWMEMKSVSGASRALDLLVKMMPSTAHLIKDGTTQEVRVDELNKGDLIMVKPGEKIPADGVVVEGESHLDESMLTGESKPVRKGKDDKAIGGSVNGDGSLKIKIESMGKDSYLNKVIKLVEDAQKIKSKTQHLADRAAKILTFVALIGGFLTLTVWLLLGFEFVFALERMVTVMVISCPHALGLAVPLVVAISTTMSASKGLLIRNRTAFENSRKITTIVFDKTGTLTKGSHELSKIVSLQEEIEDNEILQLAAGVEQHSEHYIAKGILGKAKEMGLSVPSSENFKSISGVGIEGLVQGRKIKVVGPNYLKEQKMDIPSSVEGEGAATIVYVLDNEKLIGYLAFADEIREESFGAVKTLRENGIKNLLLTGDNERVAKSVSDELQMDGFFANVLPDKKQEKVKELQGKGEFVAMTGDGVNDAPALAQADVGIAVGSGTDVAAETADIVLVNSNPHDIASLILFGKATHKKMVQNLAWATGYNVLAIPLAAGVLYTQGIVLSPAVGAVLMSLSTIIVAINAQFLKKQMG; encoded by the coding sequence ATGGATCATAGACATAATAAAAATCACCATCACGAACATCAGGCCTCAGAACCACAAAAACAGATGGAAGAAGAAACCATGCATGGTCACCATGGAGAACATCATACCAGTGGTCATGGTGGTCATGAAGGGCACCATGAACATATGATTGAAGATTTTAAACGACGCTTTTGGATTTCACTAATTATTACCATTCCTATTATTGCTTTATCAGAGATGATTCAGCATTGGTTTGGCTTTGAAATTGCCTTTCCGGGAGACAGGTTTGTGCTGGCGGCCTTAAGTACTTTTGTGTTTTTCTATGGAGGATGGCCTTTTCTGACAGGTCTTTGGGACGAAGTAAAGGAGAATGCCATTGGGATGATGACCTTGATAGGAATAGCCATTACCGTTGCCTGGGCGTATAGTTTTGCTATTACACTTGGTTTGGAAGGAATGGATTTTTATTGGGAAATGGCTTCCTTGATTGTGATTATGTTGTTTGGACATTGGATGGAGATGAAATCCGTATCCGGGGCTTCCAGGGCGCTTGACCTTTTGGTGAAAATGATGCCTTCTACGGCGCATTTAATAAAAGATGGAACAACACAGGAAGTGCGGGTGGATGAGCTGAACAAGGGTGACCTGATTATGGTAAAACCCGGTGAAAAAATCCCTGCGGATGGTGTCGTCGTGGAGGGGGAAAGCCACCTGGATGAAAGCATGTTGACCGGCGAGAGCAAACCCGTGAGGAAGGGCAAAGATGATAAAGCCATTGGTGGCTCTGTCAATGGTGATGGCTCCCTGAAAATCAAGATTGAAAGTATGGGCAAGGACAGCTACCTGAATAAGGTGATCAAGCTGGTGGAAGATGCACAGAAAATTAAATCGAAAACCCAGCACCTGGCAGACCGTGCTGCTAAAATATTGACTTTTGTGGCGCTTATAGGAGGTTTCCTGACTTTGACTGTCTGGCTTCTCTTGGGCTTTGAATTTGTTTTTGCACTTGAGCGGATGGTTACCGTTATGGTGATATCGTGCCCACATGCCCTTGGCTTGGCGGTTCCTTTAGTTGTGGCGATATCTACCACTATGTCCGCTTCTAAAGGGTTGTTGATTAGAAACCGTACGGCCTTTGAAAATTCCCGGAAGATTACTACCATCGTTTTTGACAAAACAGGTACACTTACCAAAGGGTCGCACGAACTCTCAAAGATTGTTTCTTTACAAGAAGAAATAGAAGACAATGAAATTTTGCAGTTGGCCGCCGGGGTGGAGCAGCACTCCGAACATTATATAGCGAAAGGGATATTGGGCAAAGCTAAGGAAATGGGGCTTTCTGTTCCCTCGTCTGAAAATTTTAAATCCATATCTGGCGTCGGTATTGAAGGACTTGTCCAGGGAAGAAAAATCAAAGTAGTTGGCCCTAATTATTTAAAAGAGCAAAAAATGGATATACCTTCATCGGTTGAGGGAGAAGGAGCAGCGACTATAGTGTATGTCTTGGACAATGAAAAGCTCATAGGATACCTTGCTTTTGCAGATGAAATAAGGGAAGAATCCTTTGGTGCTGTAAAAACTTTAAGAGAAAATGGTATAAAAAATCTGCTTCTTACCGGAGATAATGAAAGAGTGGCCAAAAGTGTAAGCGATGAGCTTCAGATGGACGGATTCTTTGCCAATGTACTACCGGATAAAAAACAAGAGAAGGTAAAGGAGTTGCAGGGGAAGGGTGAATTTGTGGCCATGACAGGAGACGGGGTAAATGATGCACCTGCACTCGCACAGGCCGATGTCGGTATAGCGGTAGGATCAGGTACAGATGTGGCAGCTGAAACGGCGGATATTGTTCTGGTTAATTCCAACCCTCATGATATAGCTTCTTTGATTCTATTTGGAAAAGCCACGCACAAGAAGATGGTCCAGAACCTTGCTTGGGCAACGGGCTACAACGTACTTGCCATACCACTGGCAGCAGGAGTTTTATATACCCAAGGCATCGTTTTAAGCCCTGCTGTTGGCGCTGTATTGATGAGCCTTAGTACCATTATTGTGGCCATCAATGCACAGTTTCTGAAGAAGCAGATGGGGTAG
- the hflK gene encoding FtsH protease activity modulator HflK — protein MDQEQILYLKYLIKKYWGKSLIIIIILVGGFTSAHSVEPEEEGVVLHLGRYDRTVQPGLNFIIPFGIEKMYKIPVQRQLKQEFGFRTTSANTQSSYSKANLSDESMMLTGDLNLTDVEWVVQYRIVNSHQYLFKVRNAEKTLRDMAEAAMRKTVGDRTVNEVLTIKRQEVASNVEVLLQQMCNEYENGIRIDQVVLQDVNPPSPVKPSFNAVNQAQQERETLINKAESEYNKVIPRARGEAMETIQLAEAYALNRINRAKGEADKFNSFYSEYIKAPEVTKKRIYLETMERVLPVLGNKIVLDEKGNNLLPMLNLDQKKQK, from the coding sequence ATGGATCAAGAGCAAATACTTTATCTGAAATACCTGATAAAAAAATATTGGGGAAAGTCCCTTATTATTATTATTATTTTAGTGGGAGGATTCACTTCTGCCCATTCAGTAGAACCGGAAGAAGAAGGTGTGGTGCTGCATCTTGGCAGGTATGACCGGACTGTGCAGCCAGGGTTAAATTTTATTATTCCTTTTGGTATTGAAAAAATGTATAAAATACCTGTGCAGCGACAGCTTAAGCAAGAGTTTGGCTTCCGTACTACTTCTGCAAATACTCAATCTTCTTACTCCAAAGCAAACCTTTCGGATGAATCAATGATGCTGACAGGCGATCTTAATCTTACTGATGTCGAATGGGTGGTCCAGTATCGTATTGTCAACTCGCATCAATATCTCTTTAAAGTTAGGAATGCCGAGAAGACTTTGCGTGATATGGCCGAAGCTGCTATGCGAAAAACTGTGGGTGACCGTACTGTAAATGAGGTGTTGACCATTAAAAGGCAGGAGGTGGCTTCCAATGTTGAAGTTTTGCTCCAGCAAATGTGCAATGAGTATGAAAATGGAATACGCATAGACCAGGTAGTGTTGCAGGATGTAAACCCGCCTAGTCCGGTAAAGCCTTCTTTTAATGCTGTAAATCAAGCGCAACAAGAAAGGGAGACTTTAATAAATAAGGCTGAATCAGAATATAATAAGGTTATACCACGTGCACGTGGTGAGGCCATGGAAACGATACAACTTGCAGAAGCTTATGCGCTGAACCGTATTAACCGCGCAAAAGGTGAGGCTGATAAGTTTAATTCATTCTATAGCGAATATATTAAAGCCCCGGAAGTAACGAAAAAGCGGATTTATCTTGAAACCATGGAACGTGTTTTACCTGTCTTGGGGAACAAAATTGTCCTGGATGAAAAAGGTAACAACTTACTGCCTATGTTAAACCTTGACCAGAAAAAGCAAAAATAG
- a CDS encoding tetratricopeptide repeat protein, which translates to MLLKNALLSLSILSLNFTPEKSVAKVLYGEHTPLYNYKMQHILLSEAQNLRNDRTAALEIIHEALEYSRKNRDRSSTVYQDCMNELGYLLYLENKYQESEHALNAVIEAYENTESGDDDTYYDAIKYKAYINSNQGKYSVSDSLLYVLLERDYSNDSKLTAHYRWLGYNQKRRRNLQKADSLFKLALYHYEYVEENKKSKYELLWIQKGLAQSKLAAEDFSSADSLLQICKSYAKSAFGEEHIEYAKVADVLVNLHIQLGNYYEAEDYCLQSLRIKESLEHSEENILDSKIDLINIFLGLSKYKEAEELIREGLTTLLHLKLDNSSPTATMLYDMVSQFYEDKMDYEEALIYARKSVDGRTDWYGKYHIKTASSHHQLASVLYKLSQYKDSKDIYNLALGIKKRFRGQRSGTYASSLNGLSLNLIAEKDLSGAEDYLEFCLDVYEELKQQEHVDYATVLSSYAYLQSKFGNDNKAEELYKESLKIYKGKFKGAHLKLGHTYYALATLKKSSNNFSDALQYYKKAHEHYSNILGSYHHFANQIQKEIEALGTA; encoded by the coding sequence ATGCTACTAAAGAATGCGTTACTTTCACTAAGTATACTCTCGCTTAATTTTACACCGGAAAAGTCGGTAGCCAAAGTTCTTTATGGAGAACACACGCCTTTGTACAACTATAAAATGCAACACATTCTCCTGAGTGAAGCACAGAATCTTAGAAATGACCGAACTGCTGCACTAGAGATAATACATGAGGCTTTGGAGTATTCAAGAAAAAACCGTGACAGAAGTAGTACTGTATATCAAGATTGTATGAATGAATTAGGTTACTTGCTATACCTTGAAAATAAATATCAGGAATCAGAACATGCTCTAAATGCAGTAATTGAGGCATATGAAAATACCGAGTCAGGAGACGATGACACCTACTATGATGCTATAAAGTACAAAGCTTACATAAATTCTAATCAAGGCAAATATTCTGTTTCGGACTCCCTTTTATATGTTCTTCTAGAGCGAGATTATTCTAATGACAGTAAGCTAACGGCACACTATAGATGGTTAGGGTACAATCAAAAAAGGCGAAGAAACTTACAAAAAGCAGACTCTCTATTTAAACTAGCTCTTTACCACTATGAATATGTTGAAGAAAACAAGAAAAGCAAATATGAACTCTTGTGGATACAAAAAGGATTAGCTCAAAGCAAATTAGCAGCTGAAGACTTTTCCTCTGCAGATTCATTACTTCAGATTTGTAAATCTTATGCTAAAAGTGCATTTGGAGAAGAACATATAGAATACGCCAAAGTGGCAGATGTTTTAGTAAATCTGCATATCCAGCTAGGAAATTACTATGAAGCAGAAGATTACTGCCTGCAAAGTTTGAGGATTAAAGAGTCATTAGAACATTCTGAAGAAAATATACTTGATTCAAAAATTGATTTGATTAACATATTTCTGGGACTGTCTAAATACAAAGAAGCTGAGGAATTAATTAGAGAAGGGTTAACTACTTTGTTACATTTAAAACTTGACAACAGCTCCCCTACAGCTACTATGCTTTACGACATGGTCAGTCAGTTTTATGAAGATAAAATGGATTATGAAGAAGCACTTATTTATGCTAGAAAATCCGTGGATGGAAGGACCGATTGGTATGGGAAATATCATATCAAAACGGCCTCTTCACACCACCAACTAGCGTCTGTACTATACAAACTTTCTCAATACAAAGATTCAAAAGATATTTATAATCTGGCATTAGGGATTAAAAAACGTTTCAGAGGACAAAGAAGCGGTACATACGCCTCTTCATTAAATGGATTAAGTTTAAACTTAATTGCTGAAAAGGATCTGTCAGGTGCAGAAGACTATCTGGAATTTTGTCTGGATGTTTATGAAGAATTAAAACAGCAAGAGCATGTTGATTACGCAACAGTACTAAGCAGTTACGCTTACCTTCAAAGTAAGTTCGGAAACGATAACAAAGCGGAGGAACTTTACAAAGAATCCTTAAAAATTTACAAGGGTAAATTTAAAGGAGCACATTTAAAACTTGGTCATACCTACTATGCGCTGGCTACTTTGAAGAAAAGCAGCAATAACTTTTCTGATGCATTACAATATTATAAAAAGGCTCATGAACACTACTCCAACATTTTAGGTAGCTACCATCATTTCGCAAATCAAATACAAAAGGAAATTGAAGCACTGGGAACAGCTTAA
- the hflC gene encoding protease modulator HflC, translated as MKVKFITLIILTVVAVVAGFNSFFILDETQQAIVTQFGKPVGEPRVHPGVNFKTPFVQKVQYFDKRYLEWDGDANQVPTKDKKYIFVDTYARWEIVNPLQFFIRLRDENSGQSRLDDILDGETRNAVASHLLLDIVRSTNREPEVEEEFLEEIEVLEEISVGRDAIEALILKKANKRTEDLGVRILDFRIKRMNYVDEVRERVYDRMISERNRIADQFRSEGQGEARKIEGNKEKDLAQIQSEAVRESETIRGRADAEATAIYAAAYNKNAESRKLYNFLRSMESFEKSMDEKSTLILSTDSELFRFLKKVD; from the coding sequence ATGAAAGTTAAATTTATAACGCTGATAATACTTACTGTTGTGGCTGTTGTAGCTGGTTTTAACAGCTTTTTTATACTAGATGAGACCCAGCAAGCCATAGTTACCCAGTTTGGAAAACCTGTCGGGGAACCACGTGTCCACCCGGGGGTGAATTTTAAGACTCCGTTTGTTCAGAAGGTACAGTATTTTGATAAACGCTACCTTGAATGGGACGGTGATGCAAATCAGGTTCCAACAAAGGATAAGAAGTACATTTTTGTGGATACTTATGCAAGATGGGAAATAGTGAACCCTCTTCAGTTTTTTATCCGCCTCAGAGATGAAAACTCAGGTCAGTCAAGACTAGATGATATTCTTGATGGGGAAACCCGTAATGCAGTAGCCAGCCATTTATTGCTTGATATTGTACGTTCAACAAACAGAGAACCGGAAGTAGAAGAAGAGTTCCTTGAAGAAATAGAAGTGCTTGAAGAAATAAGTGTCGGAAGGGATGCCATTGAAGCACTGATTCTTAAAAAGGCGAATAAAAGAACGGAAGATCTTGGCGTTAGAATACTGGACTTCCGCATAAAAAGAATGAACTATGTGGATGAAGTACGCGAGAGGGTATATGACCGGATGATTAGTGAGCGAAACCGTATAGCCGATCAATTTAGGTCAGAAGGTCAAGGTGAAGCAAGAAAAATTGAAGGTAACAAAGAAAAGGATCTGGCACAGATACAATCTGAAGCTGTAAGAGAGTCAGAAACTATTAGAGGCCGTGCCGATGCGGAAGCTACTGCTATTTATGCAGCAGCTTACAATAAAAACGCCGAATCAAGGAAGCTTTACAATTTTCTAAGGTCAATGGAAAGCTTTGAAAAATCTATGGACGAGAAGTCTACTCTTATTCTCTCTACTGATAGCGAATTGTTCAGGTTTTTGAAGAAGGTTGATTAA
- a CDS encoding TolC family protein, giving the protein MRRLFFILLLCFPVVSSGQTLEEYLIVASENNPGLKAAYNDYMAAMEQVPQVGALPDPELGFGFFIRPMQFPMGNQRADLQLMQMFPWFGTLRTRRDEASKMALARFEVFQNAKNELHYQVKNTWYELYQLEEEIRFTNENLEILKSFERLAMNRYRAGASGMADVLRVKMQIKELEAQLELLDDNKVPLRTEFNRYLHRDLEEPVSITDTLSVADLPVGWRTWADSMMQHNPMLRMLDAEKDALEDRKRMARLEGRPMFGVGLNYMVFSPLTENGAAVGGHNMVMPMVKMSLPVYRRKYRAMANEADFGQKAVELRKEDMQNELMTEWSRSVRDLENSERKIRLYQEQEALARQTLDILLTSYASDGQDFEEVLRMQQQLIDYQLKLVNALVDQHATVAMLEMLAATGLD; this is encoded by the coding sequence ATGAGAAGGTTATTTTTTATACTATTACTATGTTTTCCGGTAGTTTCCAGTGGGCAGACACTGGAGGAGTACCTGATTGTGGCCTCCGAAAATAATCCGGGACTGAAAGCTGCTTATAATGACTATATGGCCGCTATGGAGCAGGTGCCGCAGGTTGGAGCGCTTCCTGATCCTGAACTTGGCTTTGGCTTTTTTATACGTCCTATGCAGTTCCCCATGGGCAACCAGCGAGCAGATTTGCAACTAATGCAGATGTTTCCCTGGTTTGGTACACTCCGCACCCGTCGGGACGAGGCTTCTAAAATGGCCTTGGCTCGTTTCGAGGTGTTCCAGAATGCTAAGAATGAGCTTCACTATCAGGTGAAAAATACTTGGTATGAGCTATATCAGTTGGAAGAAGAAATAAGGTTTACCAATGAAAACCTCGAAATACTGAAGTCTTTTGAGCGCTTGGCCATGAACCGATACAGGGCTGGAGCTTCTGGAATGGCGGATGTGCTGAGGGTGAAGATGCAGATAAAAGAGCTGGAAGCCCAATTAGAATTACTGGATGACAACAAAGTTCCGCTGCGTACGGAGTTCAACCGATATCTTCATAGGGATTTAGAAGAACCTGTATCAATTACCGATACCTTGTCAGTGGCCGATTTGCCAGTGGGGTGGCGTACCTGGGCGGACAGTATGATGCAGCATAACCCTATGCTCAGAATGCTGGATGCGGAAAAAGATGCTCTGGAAGACCGCAAGCGGATGGCCAGGCTGGAAGGGAGACCGATGTTTGGTGTAGGCTTGAATTATATGGTTTTTAGTCCCCTTACTGAAAATGGAGCTGCCGTTGGAGGCCATAATATGGTTATGCCTATGGTCAAAATGTCCTTGCCGGTTTATCGCAGAAAGTATAGGGCCATGGCCAATGAGGCAGATTTTGGTCAAAAAGCGGTGGAACTTAGAAAAGAGGATATGCAGAATGAGCTGATGACGGAGTGGTCTCGGAGTGTTCGTGATCTCGAAAATTCTGAACGTAAGATCAGGCTTTATCAGGAACAAGAGGCTTTGGCACGACAAACCCTGGATATCCTTCTTACTTCTTATGCCTCGGACGGACAAGATTTTGAAGAAGTGCTGAGAATGCAGCAACAATTAATAGATTATCAGTTAAAGCTCGTTAACGCTCTGGTAGACCAGCATGCCACGGTGGCCATGTTGGAAATGCTGGCAGCAACAGGGCTGGACTAA
- a CDS encoding efflux RND transporter periplasmic adaptor subunit, whose protein sequence is MKNIVKNKKSLFPLLLALVVGAFIGWLIKPASTDDHAGHSEAAGAEVWTCSMHPQIRQPEPGQCPICGMDLIPASSSKSSHADPMVYEMSPEAVALASVQTSAVSGVSPEGEVFLTGKIASDERQLASITAKYPGRIEQLAVNFTGQQVVKGQKLATIFSPELLSAQQELLEAVKVKDLYPELYRAAREKLRLWKLSDRQISEIEQSGRVRDNFDVLADKSGIVTSRNIAKGDYVNVGSTLFNIADLSKVWVLLDAYETDLPFVKAGNPVSFTLAALPGRTFEAKITYVDPVINPQTRAASVRAELVNKDMELKPDMFVNARIRSSVKPVDEVLAIPRTALLWTGKRSVVYVKVPGAEPAFEVREITLGSRMGDMYLVKEGLEAGEEVVTNGAFAVDAAAQLNGGFSMMNRPVNHADDATPEFRHHLNALTEKYMNLKNAFVESDAEKTASLAGEIEDELKKFAAKELDGSAAEFWNNEGSKIRQSLHAIAQGGDIDEQRVHFSGLSDALIKVLKAFKYNEQVIYVAQCPMAIEDQGASWLSEFKEIKNPYFGESMLMCGEVKESVKSIGENKGQAPASQHVH, encoded by the coding sequence ATGAAAAATATAGTAAAGAACAAAAAGAGCCTGTTTCCCTTACTGCTGGCTTTAGTAGTGGGGGCTTTCATTGGTTGGTTGATAAAGCCAGCCAGCACCGACGATCATGCGGGGCATTCTGAAGCGGCCGGTGCAGAAGTATGGACTTGCTCCATGCACCCTCAGATCCGTCAGCCGGAGCCGGGGCAGTGTCCTATTTGCGGGATGGATTTAATTCCAGCCTCTTCCTCCAAGTCGTCCCATGCAGACCCAATGGTCTATGAAATGTCTCCTGAGGCAGTGGCGCTTGCCAGTGTACAAACTTCTGCGGTATCTGGTGTTTCACCCGAAGGAGAAGTTTTTTTAACCGGAAAAATAGCCTCAGATGAAAGGCAACTTGCAAGTATTACCGCAAAATATCCTGGGAGGATTGAGCAACTTGCTGTGAATTTTACAGGCCAGCAAGTGGTGAAAGGGCAGAAGCTTGCCACTATATTTTCGCCGGAACTGCTAAGTGCGCAACAGGAGCTGTTGGAAGCCGTGAAAGTAAAGGACCTATATCCGGAGCTTTATAGGGCGGCACGTGAAAAACTGCGCCTATGGAAGTTGAGTGATCGGCAGATCAGCGAAATTGAGCAAAGTGGCCGGGTAAGAGACAATTTTGATGTGCTGGCTGACAAAAGTGGCATTGTAACCAGTAGAAATATTGCCAAAGGAGACTATGTAAATGTAGGCTCAACGCTTTTCAATATTGCAGACCTAAGTAAGGTGTGGGTGTTGCTGGATGCTTATGAAACGGATTTGCCTTTTGTGAAAGCAGGTAACCCTGTTTCCTTTACGCTTGCTGCTTTGCCTGGTAGAACCTTTGAGGCCAAAATAACTTATGTAGACCCGGTTATAAACCCTCAAACACGTGCGGCCTCTGTACGTGCCGAGCTTGTTAATAAAGATATGGAACTGAAACCGGACATGTTTGTCAATGCCCGTATACGTTCCTCTGTAAAACCTGTTGATGAGGTGTTGGCCATTCCCCGAACCGCATTGCTTTGGACAGGAAAGCGTTCGGTGGTGTACGTGAAGGTGCCGGGAGCAGAACCTGCGTTTGAAGTGAGGGAGATAACCCTAGGTTCCCGTATGGGCGATATGTATCTGGTCAAAGAAGGTCTGGAAGCAGGGGAGGAAGTGGTGACTAACGGTGCTTTTGCTGTAGATGCCGCTGCGCAACTTAATGGAGGTTTCAGTATGATGAACCGCCCGGTCAATCATGCCGATGATGCCACCCCAGAGTTTAGGCACCATTTGAATGCATTGACCGAAAAGTATATGAACCTTAAAAATGCTTTTGTGGAATCAGATGCTGAGAAAACAGCCAGTCTTGCAGGGGAAATTGAAGATGAATTAAAAAAGTTTGCGGCTAAGGAGCTTGATGGCAGTGCTGCAGAATTTTGGAACAATGAAGGCTCAAAGATAAGACAATCCCTGCACGCAATTGCACAAGGCGGAGATATTGATGAGCAGCGCGTCCATTTCTCAGGCCTTTCCGATGCCTTGATTAAAGTTCTAAAAGCTTTTAAATACAATGAGCAGGTCATTTATGTTGCCCAGTGCCCTATGGCCATAGAAGACCAGGGAGCTTCGTGGCTCAGTGAGTTTAAGGAAATAAAAAACCCATACTTTGGTGAGTCTATGCTCATGTGTGGTGAGGTGAAGGAGAGTGTAAAGTCTATAGGCGAAAATAAAGGTCAAGCGCCTGCATCTCAACACGTGCATTAG